The Urbifossiella limnaea genome has a window encoding:
- the tnpC gene encoding IS66 family transposase — protein sequence MDAPPPVSADVLAALPAEVLALIQWQARQIAQLQREVAELKARLDKDSTNSSLPPSSAHPHAKPVVPKPRSKRRRGGQPGHDKHERALIPVDDCQAVIPCVPTACRKCGRALAGTDPEPVRHQVWELPEIEPVVTEYRRHRLVCACGVSTCGALPMGVPTGQAGPRLIAFAGVLMACFRQSKRRAAQFLGTILNQPASAGWMVLLQGRCAEAVQPAYDDLAARLPAQPVLHIDESPTKEGPSKGWVWTFVADTFTFFACRTSRGAEVLDDLLGADYAGTIHCDRAKMYWRFGRLQWCWAHLKRDFQALIGDPCHTKKRLGHDLMRPTKELFALWKRVRDGTLSRAEFRRRMHPIRDTVEVLLLRGWCNALTHGVCRELWEHRARLWTFVDVAGVEPTNNAAERALRHAVIWRKLSFGTQSAAGSRFVERLLSVIETCRRQRRNAFAWLTEVVRAHVRREAGPSLLAS from the coding sequence ATGGATGCACCCCCGCCTGTTTCGGCTGACGTTCTGGCCGCGCTGCCGGCCGAAGTCCTGGCCCTGATCCAGTGGCAGGCCCGGCAGATCGCCCAACTCCAGCGCGAAGTCGCGGAGTTGAAGGCCCGACTCGACAAGGACTCCACCAACTCCTCGCTGCCACCCTCGTCGGCTCACCCACACGCCAAACCGGTCGTGCCCAAGCCCAGGTCCAAGCGGCGTCGCGGCGGGCAGCCCGGGCACGACAAGCACGAACGGGCGTTGATCCCCGTCGACGACTGCCAGGCCGTCATCCCGTGCGTGCCGACGGCGTGCCGCAAGTGCGGTCGGGCGCTCGCCGGCACCGACCCGGAGCCGGTCCGCCACCAGGTCTGGGAACTCCCCGAGATCGAGCCGGTCGTCACCGAGTACCGGCGGCACCGGCTCGTCTGCGCGTGCGGCGTCTCCACCTGCGGCGCTTTGCCGATGGGCGTGCCCACGGGTCAGGCGGGGCCGCGGCTCATCGCGTTCGCCGGCGTCTTGATGGCCTGCTTCCGCCAGTCGAAACGCCGGGCCGCCCAGTTCCTGGGTACGATCCTCAACCAACCCGCCAGCGCCGGCTGGATGGTCCTGCTGCAGGGCCGGTGTGCCGAGGCGGTGCAACCGGCCTACGACGACCTCGCCGCGAGGCTGCCCGCACAACCCGTGCTCCACATCGACGAGTCACCGACCAAGGAAGGCCCGTCGAAGGGATGGGTCTGGACCTTCGTGGCCGACACGTTCACGTTCTTTGCCTGCCGCACCAGCCGCGGGGCCGAGGTACTCGACGACCTCCTCGGCGCGGACTACGCGGGCACCATCCACTGCGACCGGGCGAAAATGTACTGGCGGTTCGGCCGGCTGCAGTGGTGCTGGGCCCACTTGAAGCGCGACTTCCAGGCCCTGATCGGCGACCCGTGCCACACCAAGAAGCGGCTCGGCCACGACCTGATGCGACCGACGAAGGAACTATTCGCCCTCTGGAAACGGGTGCGCGACGGAACGCTGAGTCGTGCCGAGTTCCGACGCCGCATGCACCCGATCCGCGACACCGTGGAGGTGCTCTTGCTGCGCGGTTGGTGCAACGCACTGACGCACGGCGTCTGCCGGGAACTGTGGGAGCACCGCGCGCGCCTCTGGACCTTCGTGGACGTGGCCGGCGTGGAGCCGACCAACAACGCGGCCGAGCGGGCGCTGCGGCACGCGGTCATCTGGCGGAAGCTCTCCTTCGGCACGCAGTCGGCGGCCGGTAGCCGGTTCGTCGAGCGGCTGCTGTCGGTCATCGAGACCTGCCGCCGCCAGCGCCGCAACGCCTTCGCCTGGCTGACCGAAGTGGTGCGGGCGCACGTTCGGCGTGAAGCTGGGCCGTCGCTGTTGGCGTCATGA
- a CDS encoding leucine-rich repeat domain-containing protein codes for MPPVAVAPFTDADVQRIAARPAEQQVEEVRKELMQRNPGFDGKVGHKIEDGVVAELRIVTDKVTDIAPIRVFSALQMLDLSGTAHREEKGPLTDLTPLAGMNLAGLTKLDLSGTEVGDAGLVHFKGCKKLTALQLRGTPVTDAGLAHFEDCKELQVLNLGWTRVGDAGLAHFKDCKNLKGLALNWAAEVTDAGLAHFKGCSDLTTLLVDHTKVTDLSLLRGMPLKELSCDFRPERDAEILRSIRTLETINGKPAAEFWKEFQKE; via the coding sequence ATGCCGCCGGTCGCCGTCGCCCCGTTCACCGATGCCGACGTTCAGCGGATCGCCGCCCGGCCGGCCGAGCAACAGGTTGAGGAGGTCCGCAAGGAACTGATGCAGCGCAACCCCGGCTTCGACGGCAAAGTGGGGCACAAGATCGAGGACGGCGTGGTCGCGGAACTGCGGATCGTGACGGACAAGGTGACGGACATCGCCCCGATCCGGGTCTTCAGCGCCCTGCAGATGCTCGACCTCAGCGGCACGGCCCACCGGGAGGAGAAAGGGCCGCTCACCGACCTGACGCCACTGGCGGGAATGAACCTGGCGGGGTTGACGAAACTCGACCTGAGCGGGACGGAGGTCGGCGACGCGGGGCTCGTCCACTTCAAGGGCTGCAAGAAGTTGACGGCACTGCAACTCCGCGGCACGCCGGTGACCGATGCCGGCCTGGCCCACTTCGAGGACTGCAAGGAGCTGCAGGTGCTCAACCTGGGCTGGACGCGGGTGGGCGACGCGGGGCTGGCCCACTTCAAGGACTGCAAGAACTTGAAGGGCCTCGCGCTGAACTGGGCCGCGGAGGTGACGGACGCGGGCCTGGCCCACTTCAAGGGCTGCAGCGACTTGACCACACTCCTGGTCGACCACACGAAGGTGACAGACCTTTCGCTGCTGAGGGGAATGCCCCTCAAGGAACTCAGCTGCGACTTCCGGCCCGAACGCGACGCCGAGATCCTCCGCTCCATCCGGACGCTGGAGACGATCAACGGCAAGCCGGCCGCGGAATTCTGGAAGGAATTCCAGAAGGAGTGA
- a CDS encoding transposase domain-containing protein → MLLSVCATATRHRLDPWSYLTHVLSELPARRAGAELGDLLPDAWGKPRGETHRRVG, encoded by the coding sequence GTGCTGCTCAGCGTCTGCGCCACTGCGACCCGGCATCGCCTCGACCCGTGGTCGTACCTGACGCACGTCCTGTCGGAGTTGCCCGCCCGGCGGGCCGGGGCGGAACTGGGAGACCTGTTACCGGATGCGTGGGGGAAGCCCCGTGGCGAAACACACCGCCGAGTGGGTTGA
- a CDS encoding tyrosine-type recombinase/integrase yields MFDRCFCPRVARRLRASPDADWLGSFLAALHRCGYARLTVQFYLREAELFGRWLRRHHRSLTTLTDADVRRFATRPPLRRLRCNARSAGHHLLRHLRDRGLVPPRPAPAPARIERVVAAYDTHLRDAAGLADATRLYHRRYAREFLAAVFGTHSIRWPRLRLAHVREFVAGYGRTGRVATARVAAGGLRSFLRWLQFRGRIGPELIAAVPLFPRWRLAALPPILTDDQLTGVLARFDRSTPVGRRDHAIAVCLIDLGLRVGEVADLTLDDVDAAAGTLRLMAGKPRRARILPMPERVRRAVLDYVRRDRPGTTACHLFVRHRLPLGAPVTRELVRGVIRRAYAAVPGCERLPRRRGRSGERRPRALGGDRIAGRHPVRW; encoded by the coding sequence ATGTTCGACCGATGCTTCTGCCCGCGAGTCGCCAGGCGGCTCCGTGCCAGCCCGGATGCCGACTGGCTCGGATCGTTCCTCGCGGCCCTCCATCGTTGCGGGTACGCCAGACTCACCGTCCAGTTCTACCTCCGGGAGGCCGAACTGTTCGGCCGCTGGCTGCGGCGGCACCACCGGTCGCTGACCACGCTCACCGACGCCGACGTGCGGCGATTCGCCACCCGCCCGCCGCTCCGGCGACTCAGGTGCAACGCCCGGTCCGCTGGACACCACCTGCTCCGCCACCTCCGGGATCGCGGCCTCGTTCCGCCACGGCCCGCGCCGGCCCCGGCCCGGATCGAGCGGGTTGTCGCCGCCTACGACACCCACCTCCGGGATGCCGCCGGGTTGGCCGACGCGACCCGGCTGTACCACCGCCGGTACGCCCGCGAGTTCCTCGCAGCGGTGTTCGGCACCCACTCGATCCGGTGGCCGCGGCTGCGACTCGCGCACGTCCGGGAGTTCGTCGCCGGGTACGGGCGGACCGGCCGGGTGGCTACCGCCCGGGTGGCCGCTGGCGGGCTCCGCAGCTTCCTCCGCTGGCTCCAGTTCCGGGGGCGGATCGGTCCCGAGTTGATCGCCGCGGTGCCCCTCTTCCCGCGGTGGCGGCTCGCCGCTCTGCCGCCCATCCTCACGGACGACCAACTCACTGGGGTGCTTGCGCGGTTCGATCGCTCGACCCCAGTCGGCCGCCGGGACCACGCCATCGCCGTCTGCCTGATCGACCTCGGGCTGCGGGTCGGGGAGGTCGCCGACCTCACCCTCGACGACGTGGACGCGGCCGCCGGCACCCTCCGGCTGATGGCCGGCAAGCCGCGGCGGGCGCGCATCCTCCCGATGCCGGAGCGGGTCCGCCGAGCCGTCCTGGACTACGTCCGCCGGGACCGGCCGGGGACGACGGCCTGCCACCTGTTCGTCCGGCACCGGCTGCCGCTCGGTGCCCCCGTGACCCGGGAACTGGTCCGCGGAGTGATCCGCCGGGCCTACGCCGCCGTGCCCGGGTGTGAGCGGCTGCCCCGCCGCCGCGGGAGAAGCGGTGAGCGCCGGCCGCGTGCACTGGGGGGCGACCGAATCGCCGGCCGTCATCCGGTGCGGTGGTGA
- a CDS encoding transposase domain-containing protein — MKTASVLLSVCASATRHRLDPWTYLRDVLDQLAGRSGDVDMNDLLPDGRAGHHHRTG; from the coding sequence TTGAAGACCGCCTCGGTCCTGCTGAGCGTCTGCGCCAGTGCGACGCGGCACCGGCTCGACCCGTGGACGTACCTTCGCGACGTACTCGACCAACTCGCCGGCCGGTCCGGCGACGTGGACATGAATGATCTGCTCCCCGATGGCCGGGCCGGTCATCACCACCGCACCGGATGA
- a CDS encoding IS4/Tn5 family transposase DNA-binding protein — translation MRFPESADGSFGRLHFGDAPLSDPRRAARLVRVADQILARPAGTLPQKLPDPYQLDALYRLLAAPDVTHAAVLRTHCRLTHRRMADATRGNALICGGNRVARLRERNRPIRP, via the coding sequence ATGCGATTCCCCGAGTCCGCCGACGGCTCGTTCGGCCGCCTCCACTTCGGTGACGCCCCCCTGTCCGATCCCCGCCGGGCCGCCCGCCTGGTCCGCGTCGCCGACCAGATCCTGGCCCGCCCGGCCGGTACGCTCCCCCAGAAGTTGCCCGATCCGTACCAACTCGACGCCCTGTACCGCCTGCTCGCCGCCCCCGACGTCACCCACGCCGCGGTTCTGCGGACGCATTGCCGGCTCACCCACCGGCGGATGGCCGACGCCACCAGGGGAAACGCACTCATTTGCGGAGGAAATCGCGTAGCACGTCTTCGAGAAAGGAATCGTCCCATCCGGCCTTGA
- a CDS encoding ISAs1 family transposase, with protein sequence MATTPRPLADYFADLRDPRVALKCEHDFMAIILIVVCATLAGADDFVSMATFADAKRTWLRERLGLNLNNGIPSHDTLNRVFAAIRPDEFGACFLGWVESMSDRLKLKQIAIDGKAMRGSRRKTGAGYRTVQIVSAWASENGVTLAQVRTDEKSNEITAIPELLQLLDVSGALVSIDAAGCQKDIAARVVAGRGDYLLAVKDNQPRLFEDIRVMAGAALEADYTGLSRCATEEEAHGREEFRFCFVMTDLAGIRDRDLWKGLKSVVCVVRGRSVNGKEGSEVQYYISSRRGSGKMFLEASRRHWGIENACHWVLDVAFREDDHRLREGHAPENMSLVRKMALAMLKKTKPNMGIKNKRLKAGWDDSFLEDVLRDFLRK encoded by the coding sequence ATGGCCACCACCCCCCGACCTCTCGCCGACTACTTCGCGGATCTCCGCGACCCGCGCGTCGCACTCAAGTGCGAGCACGACTTCATGGCCATCATCCTGATCGTCGTCTGCGCCACCCTCGCCGGGGCCGACGACTTCGTCAGCATGGCCACCTTCGCCGACGCCAAGCGGACGTGGCTCCGGGAGCGGCTCGGGTTGAATCTGAACAACGGCATCCCGTCCCACGACACCCTCAACCGGGTGTTCGCGGCCATCCGCCCGGACGAGTTCGGGGCGTGCTTCCTCGGCTGGGTCGAGTCGATGTCGGACCGCCTGAAGCTCAAGCAGATCGCGATCGACGGGAAGGCCATGCGGGGGTCGAGGCGGAAGACCGGGGCCGGCTACCGGACGGTCCAGATCGTGAGCGCGTGGGCGTCCGAGAACGGTGTCACCCTGGCCCAGGTGCGGACCGACGAGAAGTCCAACGAGATCACCGCGATCCCGGAACTGCTGCAACTGCTCGACGTTTCGGGGGCGTTGGTGAGCATCGACGCGGCCGGCTGCCAGAAGGACATCGCCGCACGCGTCGTGGCCGGCCGGGGGGATTACCTGCTGGCGGTGAAGGACAACCAGCCGCGGTTGTTCGAGGACATCCGGGTGATGGCCGGGGCGGCGCTGGAGGCGGACTACACCGGGCTGAGCCGGTGCGCGACGGAGGAGGAGGCGCACGGCCGGGAGGAGTTCCGATTCTGCTTCGTGATGACCGACCTGGCGGGGATCCGTGACCGGGATCTGTGGAAGGGGCTGAAGTCCGTGGTGTGCGTGGTAAGGGGCCGGTCGGTCAACGGGAAGGAGGGCTCCGAGGTCCAGTATTACATCAGCAGTCGTCGAGGTTCGGGGAAGATGTTCCTGGAAGCGAGTCGGCGACATTGGGGCATCGAGAACGCCTGCCACTGGGTCTTGGATGTGGCGTTTCGAGAGGACGACCATCGGCTTCGGGAGGGCCATGCCCCCGAGAACATGTCGCTGGTTCGAAAGATGGCGTTGGCCATGTTGAAGAAGACCAAGCCCAACATGGGCATCAAGAACAAGCGACTCAAGGCCGGATGGGACGATTCCTTTCTCGAAGACGTGCTACGCGATTTCCTCCGCAAATGA
- a CDS encoding IS4 family transposase: protein MILVLHDDTLLDFSGLRVEGLGPIGDGNGRGFVAHTSLAVTPGGATIGLAHQILYVPPPKAARRARPGPAGRLWLDAAAAVPAAPDGKRFVHVADRAGDVRELFDWADAAGGAYVIRSRHDRAVAADLGAGPADSRLYAAVRAWPAAGPPRDVRLDARPGQPARTAALRVAWKPVTLPPPRQIRDRGRRVPLAVWVARVWEAAPPAGVEPVEWLLVTNVPVASAADAWERVDWYARRAVIEEFHKAWKTGTGVESLQLTTRARLEPGVGLLAVVAVFLLALRDAGREPAAAQRPATGWVPPAWVVVLARWRHGDHGRTAWTVTEFLLALGRLGGHQNRPSDGMPGWMTLWRGWSQLHIMVAVVADLKQPRSGGT, encoded by the coding sequence GTGATCCTGGTCCTGCACGACGACACCCTGCTGGACTTCTCCGGCCTCCGGGTCGAGGGCCTCGGGCCGATCGGCGACGGGAACGGCCGCGGGTTCGTGGCCCACACCTCCCTGGCCGTGACGCCCGGCGGGGCCACGATCGGCCTCGCCCACCAGATCCTGTACGTCCCACCGCCCAAGGCGGCGCGGCGGGCGAGGCCGGGGCCGGCCGGCCGCCTCTGGCTCGATGCGGCCGCCGCCGTGCCCGCCGCCCCCGACGGCAAGCGGTTCGTCCACGTCGCCGACCGGGCCGGCGACGTCCGCGAGTTGTTCGACTGGGCCGACGCCGCCGGCGGGGCATATGTGATCCGGTCCCGCCACGACCGGGCCGTCGCGGCCGACCTGGGGGCCGGGCCGGCCGATTCCCGGTTGTACGCGGCGGTCCGGGCCTGGCCCGCGGCCGGGCCGCCGCGCGACGTCCGGCTGGATGCGCGGCCGGGCCAGCCGGCGCGGACGGCGGCGCTGCGGGTGGCGTGGAAGCCGGTCACCCTTCCCCCGCCCCGGCAGATCCGGGACCGCGGGCGGCGTGTCCCCCTGGCCGTCTGGGTGGCGCGGGTGTGGGAGGCCGCGCCACCGGCCGGGGTCGAGCCAGTCGAGTGGTTGCTGGTGACGAACGTACCGGTGGCGTCGGCCGCGGACGCCTGGGAGCGGGTGGACTGGTACGCCCGGCGCGCGGTAATCGAGGAGTTCCACAAGGCGTGGAAGACGGGCACGGGGGTGGAGAGCCTCCAGCTGACGACACGGGCGCGGCTGGAGCCGGGGGTCGGCCTCCTGGCGGTCGTGGCGGTATTCCTCCTGGCCTTGCGGGACGCCGGGCGGGAGCCCGCGGCGGCACAGCGGCCGGCGACGGGCTGGGTGCCCCCGGCGTGGGTCGTGGTGCTGGCGCGGTGGCGGCACGGGGATCATGGCCGAACGGCGTGGACGGTGACCGAGTTCCTGCTGGCGCTGGGCCGCCTGGGCGGCCACCAGAACCGCCCCAGTGACGGGATGCCCGGCTGGATGACCCTGTGGCGGGGCTGGTCCCAACTCCACATCATGGTCGCGGTAGTGGCCGATCTGAAGCAGCCGAGAAGTGGGGGAACTTGA
- a CDS encoding sigma-70 family RNA polymerase sigma factor — MAGHSPEPPLRDRLERHRPGLLRVARLSLFERARARLDPEDLVQQTFEEVLFRPERLAGMSDERLHAYLVAAVRNNTRDENRRESGEVPLDLCEESSQKLLDRLGGDLTTPSMRAMRAEQFARLADAIAVLPDAQRVAVVLRFIDGLRVADIAARMNKNANAVSQLLHRALTALRGMLEDPNA, encoded by the coding sequence ATGGCTGGTCACTCGCCCGAGCCACCCCTCCGCGACCGTCTGGAGCGCCACCGGCCGGGGCTGCTACGGGTCGCCCGGTTGTCTCTCTTCGAGCGCGCCCGTGCCCGCCTGGACCCGGAAGACCTCGTGCAGCAAACGTTCGAGGAAGTGCTGTTCCGCCCCGAGCGACTGGCCGGGATGTCGGATGAACGACTGCACGCGTACCTGGTGGCGGCGGTGCGAAACAACACCCGCGACGAGAACCGGCGCGAGTCGGGCGAGGTGCCGCTCGACCTCTGCGAAGAGTCGTCGCAGAAGCTGTTGGACCGGCTCGGCGGCGACCTGACGACACCGAGCATGCGGGCGATGCGGGCCGAGCAGTTCGCACGGCTCGCCGACGCCATCGCGGTGCTGCCGGACGCGCAGCGGGTGGCGGTCGTCCTGCGGTTCATCGACGGCCTGCGCGTCGCCGACATCGCCGCGCGGATGAACAAGAACGCGAACGCCGTCTCGCAACTCCTCCACCGCGCGCTGACCGCGCTACGAGGCATGCTCGAAGACCCGAATGCCTGA
- a CDS encoding serine/threonine-protein kinase, translating into MPDDSPDATRSHHVGSTADPEDTGFALVLEAEDRGDWAPVVDWLARRPDRTTDLLGCVAAGRRMGALLGTPVPARAPGGALGDFEILEEIGRGGMGVVYRARDRRLGRVVALKVVRGAMSATERAKLRFEAESMAEASHPNVMPVFASGEANGEPYLVMPLMTGSLAGWLKDRFTAPTKAAEIVRDVARGVHHAHQQGLIHRDLKPANILLDAEGTPRVADFGLARRADATATGIAGAPAYMAPEQARGDKYLTVAVDVHALGMILFELLTGRTPFGGGDIAAVLRRVIEDPAPSVRSLRRDVGKDLAAVCAKCLEKEPARRYASAQELADDLQRFLSGEPVRARLPGIWGKAVRAVLRQQFDKPGAWGWVSVWSGILIIAFHLFCAWAISAGLPRGTFAAATALNVAALAVLYWVILRRRRFRAGDRHTLTVMIGLVVAATLLPVVYWPSDGGDLTAYRLSLYPLLALITGVSYLALAHPFWGGYHLLAAGYLALAVVFKLVPAIGPWMFAVVHGGVTLLVGVYLIRLDREPEPDGANSNPMGNR; encoded by the coding sequence GTGCCGGACGACTCGCCCGACGCGACCCGCTCGCACCACGTCGGTTCAACTGCCGATCCCGAGGACACCGGGTTCGCGCTCGTGTTGGAAGCGGAGGACCGCGGCGACTGGGCGCCGGTCGTGGACTGGCTCGCGCGCCGGCCGGACCGCACCACGGACCTGCTCGGGTGCGTCGCCGCCGGGCGCCGGATGGGCGCTCTGCTCGGAACCCCGGTTCCGGCGCGGGCGCCCGGCGGCGCGCTGGGCGACTTCGAGATCCTGGAAGAGATCGGGCGCGGCGGGATGGGCGTCGTGTACCGCGCCCGGGACCGTCGCCTCGGGCGCGTGGTCGCGCTGAAGGTGGTGCGAGGTGCGATGTCCGCGACCGAGCGAGCGAAGCTCCGGTTCGAGGCCGAGTCGATGGCCGAGGCGAGCCACCCCAACGTCATGCCGGTGTTCGCCTCCGGCGAGGCCAACGGTGAGCCGTACCTGGTCATGCCGCTGATGACCGGCTCGCTCGCCGGATGGTTGAAGGACCGGTTCACCGCGCCGACGAAGGCCGCGGAGATCGTCCGCGACGTCGCGCGGGGCGTCCACCACGCGCACCAACAGGGACTGATCCACCGCGATCTCAAGCCGGCGAACATCCTACTCGACGCGGAGGGCACACCGCGGGTCGCCGACTTCGGTCTCGCGCGGCGTGCCGACGCGACGGCGACGGGCATCGCCGGCGCGCCGGCGTACATGGCCCCCGAACAAGCCCGCGGCGACAAGTACCTGACCGTCGCGGTGGACGTTCACGCGCTGGGCATGATCCTGTTCGAGTTGCTGACCGGGCGCACCCCGTTCGGCGGTGGGGACATCGCCGCGGTGTTGCGCCGGGTGATCGAGGACCCGGCCCCGTCGGTGCGGTCGCTGCGCCGGGACGTGGGTAAGGACCTGGCCGCGGTGTGTGCAAAGTGTTTGGAGAAGGAACCGGCCCGGCGGTACGCCTCGGCGCAGGAGTTGGCCGATGACCTCCAGCGGTTCCTCAGCGGCGAACCGGTGCGCGCCCGGCTGCCGGGCATCTGGGGCAAGGCCGTGCGCGCCGTGCTGCGGCAGCAGTTCGACAAACCCGGCGCGTGGGGGTGGGTGTCCGTCTGGAGCGGAATTCTCATCATCGCGTTCCACCTGTTTTGTGCGTGGGCCATCTCCGCCGGGCTGCCGCGCGGAACGTTTGCCGCCGCGACAGCCTTGAACGTCGCCGCGCTCGCCGTGTTGTACTGGGTGATTCTGCGCCGGCGGCGGTTCCGGGCCGGCGACCGGCACACCCTGACCGTCATGATCGGGTTGGTCGTCGCGGCCACGCTACTGCCGGTCGTGTACTGGCCGTCGGACGGTGGCGACCTGACCGCGTACCGGCTGTCTCTCTACCCGCTGCTGGCGCTGATCACCGGCGTGTCGTACCTCGCGCTCGCGCATCCGTTTTGGGGCGGTTACCACCTTCTCGCGGCGGGCTACCTCGCCCTGGCCGTCGTGTTCAAGCTTGTCCCCGCGATCGGGCCGTGGATGTTCGCGGTCGTCCACGGCGGGGTGACGCTTCTGGTCGGGGTGTATCTGATCCGTCTGGACCGCGAGCCGGAACCGGACGGCGCAAACTCGAACCCAATGGGGAACCGATGA
- a CDS encoding radical SAM protein, whose translation MTRPIAQARIVRVAGMCDQWGVDLTAGCEHRCGYCHFHRYQSMALRHEAGGADVAPALALDELLRRDEYPPALYLSPFTDPLAPAARGNLEALLRRVLPRNVSVGISTKGVVPRRVFRLLAEYPEQVLLFVGLTNLDDARNRAVEPGCAPARARLANLMLAREYGLPARFVRLDPVLPGVDDSPERLASVLDAIAGAGAVQVSAAYLFLTSGVNRARLGGAPYLPAAASYCTEACPIDGGTVYSVPLERKRATYEWLNAECTRRGLTFGTCGCKDLRLAGSSFPTSCSYPHLAECSAAGHKESAFRSLPMAGP comes from the coding sequence ATGACGCGACCAATCGCCCAGGCCCGGATCGTCCGGGTCGCCGGGATGTGCGATCAGTGGGGCGTGGACCTCACGGCCGGCTGCGAACATCGCTGCGGCTACTGCCACTTCCATCGGTACCAGTCGATGGCCCTCCGCCACGAGGCCGGAGGAGCCGATGTCGCCCCGGCGCTGGCGCTCGACGAGTTGCTCCGCCGCGACGAGTACCCACCGGCGCTCTACCTCAGCCCGTTCACCGACCCGCTCGCGCCGGCCGCGCGGGGCAATCTGGAGGCGCTGTTGCGCCGCGTGTTGCCGCGGAATGTGAGTGTCGGCATCTCGACGAAGGGAGTCGTCCCGAGGCGTGTGTTCCGGTTGCTGGCCGAGTATCCCGAGCAGGTACTCCTGTTCGTCGGGCTAACGAATCTCGACGACGCGCGGAATCGGGCCGTCGAACCGGGGTGCGCACCGGCCCGGGCGCGGCTGGCGAATCTCATGTTGGCCCGCGAGTACGGGCTGCCGGCCCGGTTCGTGCGGCTCGACCCGGTGCTGCCCGGCGTGGACGACTCCCCAGAACGACTGGCATCGGTTCTCGACGCAATCGCCGGCGCCGGGGCGGTACAGGTGTCGGCTGCGTATCTGTTCCTCACGTCCGGCGTGAACCGGGCCCGGCTCGGCGGCGCACCGTACCTGCCAGCGGCCGCGTCGTACTGCACCGAGGCGTGCCCGATCGACGGCGGCACGGTCTACTCGGTGCCGCTGGAGCGGAAGCGGGCGACCTACGAGTGGTTGAACGCCGAGTGCACGCGTCGGGGTCTGACGTTTGGAACGTGCGGGTGCAAGGATCTGCGACTGGCGGGCAGTTCGTTCCCGACGTCGTGCAGCTACCCGCACCTTGCGGAGTGCTCGGCCGCCGGTCACAAGGAGTCGGCCTTCAGGTCACTGCCGATGGCCGGGCCGTGA
- a CDS encoding DUF1571 domain-containing protein, which produces MSRRFVRSVAVGLCLMGVGAASCALWPSSQPVEVDPPHGPRMEPPPLDEEFAELARTDPVAILAACMNRYENKVKGFRATLEKREFVAGVLHDREIIQIAVAGEVPDEPGVRPRTRVRMVWEKGFQKAGRLGLSYEVHGVLYPSPDNSNEMLTFRPDAFLTDYSIATRSPDARNASRYCVTDSGIYRGMLRTYTAWKNLKDRNELTVKYQGKDRVEKAGGRVCHIIRRTCTPAEVDSFVIGEKTPPAAANIDRDGFSEVTVMIDADRWLQLGTVLRRANGDLIGEYYFQNVEVVTEAGQFQPDTFTPEGMRAAANKKK; this is translated from the coding sequence ATGAGTCGCCGGTTCGTGCGGAGCGTCGCCGTCGGACTCTGCCTGATGGGGGTCGGTGCCGCCAGTTGCGCCCTGTGGCCGTCCTCACAACCGGTCGAAGTCGACCCGCCGCACGGCCCGAGGATGGAGCCCCCGCCCCTTGATGAAGAGTTCGCCGAGCTTGCCAGGACTGACCCGGTCGCGATACTCGCCGCCTGCATGAACCGGTACGAAAACAAGGTTAAGGGGTTTCGCGCGACGCTGGAGAAGCGGGAGTTCGTGGCAGGCGTCCTTCACGACCGGGAGATCATTCAGATCGCCGTCGCGGGAGAGGTACCCGACGAACCGGGGGTCCGGCCGAGAACACGGGTGCGCATGGTCTGGGAGAAGGGGTTCCAAAAGGCAGGGCGACTTGGCCTCTCTTACGAGGTCCACGGGGTGTTGTACCCGTCCCCCGACAACAGCAATGAGATGCTGACCTTCCGGCCCGACGCCTTCCTGACCGACTACTCCATCGCCACCCGATCCCCCGATGCCCGGAACGCGTCTCGGTACTGCGTGACGGACTCGGGCATCTACCGCGGGATGCTCCGCACGTACACCGCGTGGAAGAATCTGAAGGACAGAAACGAGTTGACGGTCAAATACCAAGGCAAGGACCGCGTCGAGAAGGCCGGGGGCCGCGTGTGCCACATCATCCGCCGGACCTGCACACCGGCGGAGGTGGACTCGTTTGTGATTGGCGAGAAGACACCGCCCGCGGCAGCGAACATCGACCGCGACGGCTTTTCTGAGGTAACGGTGATGATCGACGCCGACCGGTGGCTCCAACTCGGCACAGTATTGAGGAGGGCGAACGGCGACCTGATCGGGGAGTATTACTTCCAGAACGTGGAGGTCGTGACCGAAGCCGGGCAATTCCAACCGGACACGTTCACGCCCGAGGGCATGAGGGCTGCGGCGAACAAAAAGAAGTAG